A part of Desulfotomaculum nigrificans DSM 574 genomic DNA contains:
- the sigF gene encoding RNA polymerase sporulation sigma factor SigF encodes MSSSRLLEMNLPRFPLLGDKEMRDLIKKAQAGDADARERLVNCNLKLVFNLVQRFNNRGYELEDLFQIGCIGLMKAIDKFDLSYDVKFSTYAVPMIVGEIRRFLRDDSPVKVSRSLKETAYKIQQTRDRLTARLGRDPSINEIAQELGCHREEVVSALEAAQTPTSIYETLHQDDGDPIYILDQLSGADDGDSPWLEKLAVKQLLIELPERDRQILLWRFFEDKTQSEVALRLGLSQVQVSRLERQALRKLKELMMQTGS; translated from the coding sequence ATGAGTTCGTCAAGACTTTTGGAAATGAATCTGCCACGGTTTCCCCTGCTGGGGGACAAAGAAATGAGGGACCTGATTAAAAAGGCCCAGGCCGGTGATGCAGATGCCCGGGAAAGACTGGTCAACTGCAATTTAAAACTGGTCTTTAACTTGGTGCAGCGCTTTAACAACCGGGGCTATGAGTTGGAAGATTTATTCCAAATTGGTTGTATCGGTCTGATGAAGGCCATTGACAAGTTTGACTTGTCCTATGACGTTAAATTTTCCACCTACGCCGTGCCTATGATTGTAGGGGAAATCAGGCGTTTTTTGAGAGACGACAGCCCCGTTAAGGTCAGTCGATCTCTCAAGGAAACAGCTTACAAAATTCAGCAGACCAGGGATCGTTTAACCGCCCGGTTAGGGCGGGACCCATCGATTAACGAAATTGCCCAGGAATTAGGCTGCCACCGTGAGGAAGTGGTAAGTGCCCTGGAGGCTGCCCAAACCCCCACTTCCATCTATGAAACGTTGCACCAGGACGATGGTGACCCCATTTATATTCTTGATCAGTTAAGTGGTGCAGATGACGGCGATTCCCCCTGGTTGGAGAAACTGGCGGTGAAGCAACTGCTGATCGAATTACCCGAGCGGGACAGGCAAATTCTTCTTTGGCGATTTTTTGAGGATAAAACCCAGTCCGAAGTAGCCCTCCGCCTGGGCCTGTCCCAGGTGCAGGTATCCCGGCTGGAAAGACAAGCCCTCAGAAAATTGAAAGAGTTAATGATGCAGACGGGTAGTTGA
- the spoIIAB gene encoding anti-sigma F factor has protein sequence MQIINRCSMEFKSIPDNVGFARVAVAAFASQLDCTLPELEEIKVAVSEAVGNAIIHGYRNKPDKTIKITVTIYKEGLEIKVQDDGIGIADIDLAMQPAYSTDPERMGLGFVFMQSFSDRLQVDSAPGEGTTVTMFKHIGLRSAKARAN, from the coding sequence GTGCAAATCATCAATCGCTGTTCCATGGAGTTTAAAAGTATTCCGGATAATGTAGGTTTTGCCCGGGTAGCGGTGGCCGCCTTTGCTTCCCAGTTGGATTGTACACTTCCCGAATTAGAAGAAATTAAAGTGGCGGTTTCGGAAGCTGTGGGTAATGCCATCATTCACGGTTATCGTAATAAGCCGGATAAAACCATCAAAATAACTGTAACCATTTATAAAGAGGGGCTGGAGATCAAGGTACAGGACGATGGCATTGGTATTGCTGATATTGACCTGGCCATGCAGCCGGCCTATTCCACTGACCCGGAACGTATGGGATTAGGTTTTGTTTTTATGCAATCATTTAGTGACCGTTTACAGGTGGACTCGGCACCGGGAGAAGGTACCACCGTCACCATGTTTAAGCATATCGGTTTACGGAGCGCCAAGGCCAGGGCAAACTAG
- the spoIIAA gene encoding anti-sigma F factor antagonist: MHLDIEHKENTLLVRLGGELDLGVADELRLALDKLLHEKKAKHLILNLSRVTFIDSSGLGVILGRYKRLVQQGGQIILVGAQPPVKRILELSGLLQIMQDCPDETQALAKIV, translated from the coding sequence ATGCACTTGGATATTGAACACAAAGAAAATACATTACTGGTGCGCCTGGGAGGAGAACTGGACCTGGGTGTGGCCGATGAATTACGCTTAGCCTTGGACAAGTTACTTCATGAAAAAAAGGCAAAACACTTAATTCTCAACCTATCCCGGGTTACCTTTATTGACAGCTCCGGATTAGGGGTGATCCTGGGTCGTTATAAACGTTTAGTTCAACAGGGAGGGCAAATTATATTGGTGGGAGCCCAACCGCCGGTAAAAAGGATATTAGAATTATCAGGGCTTTTACAGATTATGCAGGACTGTCCGGATGAGACACAGGCCCTGGCCAAGATTGTTTAA
- a CDS encoding D-alanyl-D-alanine carboxypeptidase family protein, translated as MKNTKKSILFTLICLILSLALCLSSALAAPAANTPQPKPAPQARTGNKNPAQLNTTAESAILMDYNSGQVLFQKDPDTRRPMASVTKLMTMLLICEAEAQGKIKLTDKVVASEHACSMGGSQIFLEPGEQLTIKEMLISIATGSANDASVAMAEQIAGSEEAFVAMMNEKAQAMGLKNTHFSNPTGLPVENHYTSARDMAKVLRECLRYPVFREVSKIYEYDLRGGEFKLWNTNKLLKWYPGTDAGKTGWTNEAKFCLAASAKRDGLRLISVVLGCPMPKTHFQETMKIFNYGFARYKAVNLAEEGQVIKVIKVDKGDLEKVKVITQAPVGLVVAKGQEKTVQGQINLPDKLKAPVKKGQVVGNYVVTKDGQELLKVNLVAADNVPKASPFKLFNDILNRVYGME; from the coding sequence ATGAAAAACACCAAGAAGTCCATCTTATTTACCCTAATCTGCCTAATTTTATCATTGGCCTTGTGCTTATCCAGCGCCCTGGCAGCCCCGGCGGCCAACACCCCACAGCCGAAACCGGCACCCCAAGCCCGGACAGGGAACAAGAACCCGGCTCAGCTAAATACTACTGCGGAAAGCGCAATTCTAATGGACTATAATTCCGGGCAAGTACTATTTCAAAAGGACCCTGATACCAGACGCCCCATGGCCAGTGTAACCAAGCTAATGACCATGCTGTTGATCTGCGAGGCCGAGGCCCAGGGTAAAATTAAGCTGACGGATAAAGTGGTAGCCAGTGAACATGCTTGCAGTATGGGTGGTTCACAAATTTTCCTGGAACCCGGGGAACAGCTTACCATCAAGGAAATGCTGATATCCATCGCCACCGGTTCGGCCAATGACGCCAGCGTAGCCATGGCCGAACAGATAGCTGGTTCTGAAGAGGCCTTTGTGGCCATGATGAATGAAAAGGCCCAGGCCATGGGACTGAAAAATACCCATTTTTCCAACCCCACCGGGTTACCCGTGGAAAATCACTACACCTCGGCCCGGGACATGGCTAAAGTACTGCGGGAATGCTTAAGATATCCTGTATTTAGAGAAGTTTCCAAGATTTATGAATACGATTTACGGGGTGGCGAGTTTAAACTTTGGAATACCAACAAACTTTTAAAATGGTATCCTGGAACAGATGCCGGCAAGACCGGTTGGACCAACGAAGCTAAATTCTGTCTGGCTGCCTCAGCCAAGCGGGACGGTTTGCGCCTAATCTCGGTGGTTCTAGGATGTCCCATGCCGAAAACCCACTTCCAGGAGACCATGAAAATCTTTAATTACGGCTTTGCCAGGTATAAGGCCGTAAACCTGGCTGAAGAAGGACAAGTAATTAAAGTAATTAAAGTGGATAAAGGAGATTTGGAGAAAGTTAAAGTAATTACCCAGGCCCCGGTGGGTTTAGTGGTGGCTAAAGGACAGGAAAAAACCGTACAGGGCCAAATTAACCTGCCGGACAAACTAAAGGCCCCGGTTAAGAAGGGACAGGTGGTGGGCAATTACGTTGTAACAAAAGACGGCCAGGAACTTCTCAAGGTTAACCTGGTAGCGGCCGATAATGTACCCAAGGCTTCACCTTTCAAACTTTTCAACGATATATTGAACAGAGTATACGGGATGGAATAG
- a CDS encoding pyrimidine-nucleoside phosphorylase, which produces MRMVDLIHKKREGGSLTRAEIDYIIQGYTRGEIPDYQMSAFAMTVFFKGMNKQEIADFTNAIVHSGETIDLSPIKGIKVDKHSTGGVGDKVSLIIIPLVAAVGVPVAKMSGRGLGHTGGTIDKLESIEGFRTELSREEFIHNVNTYKMAIAGQSANLTPADKKLYALRDVTDTVDSIPLIASSVMSKKIASGADCIVLDVKVGSGAFMKSLAQAKELAQTMVEIGKSLNRKTIAVITDMSQPLGYEIGNANEVKEAITVLQGKGPEDLTVVALTIASYMTILGEVYKDFDQAYRELERVIKSGQAFAKLKELVQIQGGNPEVIDHPDKLPQAKNHIEVKAWQSGYVESINAEAIGITAMLLGAGRKKKGDLIDHSAGITILKKIGDEVKAGEPICILHTNMEECGEAEQMIKNAFSFSKVKPPQIKYVYEVI; this is translated from the coding sequence ATGAGGATGGTAGATTTAATCCATAAAAAAAGAGAGGGCGGCAGCCTGACCAGGGCTGAGATAGATTATATAATTCAAGGCTATACCAGGGGTGAGATCCCTGACTACCAAATGTCAGCCTTCGCCATGACGGTGTTCTTTAAAGGGATGAACAAGCAGGAGATTGCTGACTTCACCAACGCCATCGTTCATTCCGGGGAAACCATAGATTTATCACCAATTAAGGGTATCAAGGTGGACAAACATTCCACTGGCGGGGTGGGAGATAAAGTTAGTTTAATTATTATACCTTTGGTGGCTGCTGTTGGGGTGCCGGTGGCCAAAATGTCCGGTCGTGGTTTAGGGCACACCGGGGGCACCATCGACAAATTGGAATCCATCGAGGGATTTCGAACCGAGCTCAGCCGGGAAGAATTTATTCATAATGTCAACACATATAAGATGGCCATTGCCGGGCAAAGTGCCAATCTTACCCCTGCGGACAAAAAGCTCTACGCACTGCGGGATGTTACCGATACGGTAGACAGTATTCCGCTGATTGCCAGTTCAGTGATGAGTAAAAAGATTGCTTCCGGTGCTGACTGCATCGTCTTAGATGTAAAGGTTGGGTCCGGGGCATTTATGAAGTCTTTGGCACAGGCCAAAGAATTAGCCCAGACAATGGTGGAGATAGGTAAGTCATTAAATAGAAAAACCATCGCTGTGATTACGGATATGAGCCAGCCTTTGGGTTATGAAATAGGCAATGCCAATGAAGTTAAGGAAGCCATTACGGTACTGCAGGGGAAAGGCCCGGAGGATTTAACTGTTGTGGCTTTAACCATAGCTTCCTATATGACCATATTAGGGGAAGTATATAAGGACTTTGATCAAGCCTACCGGGAGCTGGAGAGGGTTATTAAGTCCGGCCAAGCCTTTGCTAAGCTAAAAGAGCTGGTGCAAATACAGGGTGGTAATCCGGAGGTAATTGATCACCCGGATAAATTGCCCCAGGCCAAAAACCACATCGAGGTTAAAGCTTGGCAAAGTGGCTATGTAGAAAGCATTAATGCAGAAGCCATAGGCATTACAGCCATGTTACTGGGGGCCGGGAGAAAGAAAAAAGGCGACCTGATAGATCACTCTGCCGGCATAACTATTCTCAAAAAGATTGGTGATGAGGTTAAGGCAGGGGAACCAATTTGTATTCTGCACACCAATATGGAGGAATGTGGTGAGGCAGAACAAATGATAAAAAATGCTTTCTCTTTCAGTAAAGTCAAACCACCGCAAATAAAATATGTTTATGAGGTAATTTAA
- a CDS encoding phosphopentomutase, with amino-acid sequence MQTQVSRVTLIVLDSVGVGALPDAADYGDEGSNTLANIAKAVNGLKLPNLAGLGLGHIHPIAGVAAVTDPAGAYGKMAEKSVGKDTTTGHWEMAGIILDKPFPTYPHGFPPDLIAEFERRIGRQILGNVVASGTQIIEELGPEHMQTGKPIVYTSADSVFQVAAHEEIIPLEELYRICRIAREMLDGEHKVGRVIARPFVGQPGSFRRTANRHDYAVPPPRPNILDSLHRAGIKVMGVGKIYDIFAGEGISETAKTKDNMDGVDKTIEFMHKSTGGLIFTNLVEYDSVYGHRNNVPGYAKALQDFDQRLPEIMAAMLPDEVLIITADHGCDPTTVSTDHSREYVPLLVYGKQVKKGVNLGVRSSFSDVAATLGDFFGVPFPVGTSFAPEVLG; translated from the coding sequence TTGCAGACACAAGTAAGTCGAGTAACATTAATTGTTTTAGACAGTGTTGGTGTGGGTGCCTTGCCCGATGCCGCCGACTATGGTGATGAAGGCAGTAACACTTTGGCTAACATTGCCAAAGCTGTAAACGGGCTAAAGTTACCTAACCTGGCCGGATTGGGGTTAGGCCATATTCATCCCATTGCCGGAGTGGCGGCGGTAACTGATCCGGCGGGGGCCTATGGCAAAATGGCAGAAAAGTCCGTTGGTAAGGATACCACCACCGGCCACTGGGAGATGGCCGGAATTATCCTGGACAAGCCATTTCCCACTTACCCCCACGGGTTTCCCCCGGATTTAATTGCTGAGTTTGAAAGGCGCATTGGCCGCCAAATTTTAGGTAATGTGGTGGCCTCGGGTACCCAAATCATTGAGGAATTAGGTCCGGAACATATGCAGACCGGCAAGCCCATTGTATATACCTCGGCCGACAGCGTCTTTCAAGTGGCGGCCCATGAGGAGATCATTCCATTGGAGGAGCTTTACCGTATCTGCCGGATTGCCAGAGAAATGCTGGACGGTGAGCATAAAGTGGGGCGGGTAATTGCCCGGCCCTTTGTGGGTCAACCCGGTTCCTTCCGGCGCACCGCCAACCGGCATGATTATGCTGTGCCGCCGCCGCGCCCGAACATCCTGGACAGCCTGCACAGGGCCGGTATTAAGGTGATGGGTGTGGGTAAAATTTATGACATTTTTGCCGGGGAAGGCATCAGTGAAACGGCCAAGACAAAAGATAACATGGACGGTGTGGATAAGACCATAGAATTTATGCACAAATCCACCGGCGGGCTGATTTTTACCAACCTGGTGGAATACGACTCAGTTTACGGGCACCGGAACAATGTACCGGGCTACGCCAAAGCCCTGCAGGACTTTGACCAAAGATTACCGGAAATTATGGCGGCCATGCTGCCGGACGAGGTATTAATCATTACGGCGGATCACGGCTGTGATCCCACCACCGTCAGTACCGATCATTCCAGGGAATATGTGCCCCTGCTGGTGTATGGTAAGCAGGTTAAAAAGGGAGTAAATCTGGGGGTCAGGTCTTCCTTCAGTGATGTGGCCGCCACCCTGGGTGACTTTTTCGGGGTTCCCTTTCCGGTGGGGACCAGCTTTGCTCCGGAAGTGTTGGGTTAA
- the xerD gene encoding site-specific tyrosine recombinase XerD codes for MERWLQEFIHYLAVERGLAQNTLASYRIDLSQYLSHLKKQGVTAIDQANRNHVLTHLYKLQKSGKAPATISRHLAALKHFYRFLLADGVVTEDPTVNLESPKLGQRLPQVLTTAEVEALLSQPQLADPAGLRDKAMLELIYATGIRVSEMVTLDIEHVELDMGYIRCFGKGSKERIIPLGAVAAHYVREYLARSRVKLTKGKTEHRALFVNAQGKRLTRQGFWKILKKYAREANINKHITPHTLRHSFATHLLENGADLRSVQEMLGHADISTTQIYTHLTKIRLREVYTNAHPRA; via the coding sequence ATGGAACGTTGGTTGCAAGAATTTATTCATTATCTGGCAGTTGAGCGAGGTTTAGCCCAAAATACATTAGCCTCCTACCGAATAGACCTCAGCCAGTACCTGTCTCATTTAAAAAAGCAAGGGGTTACCGCCATAGACCAGGCCAATCGGAATCACGTGCTGACACACCTGTACAAACTGCAAAAGAGCGGCAAGGCACCAGCCACCATTTCCCGGCATTTAGCCGCCCTCAAGCATTTCTATCGTTTTTTGTTGGCTGACGGGGTGGTGACCGAAGACCCTACGGTTAACCTTGAGTCCCCCAAGTTAGGCCAGCGGTTGCCCCAGGTACTGACAACTGCGGAAGTGGAAGCACTGCTGAGCCAGCCACAATTGGCTGACCCCGCCGGTTTACGGGACAAAGCTATGCTGGAACTGATTTACGCCACCGGCATCAGGGTTTCAGAAATGGTAACTCTGGATATAGAGCATGTAGAACTGGACATGGGATATATCCGCTGTTTTGGTAAAGGATCCAAAGAACGTATTATCCCCCTGGGGGCGGTGGCAGCTCATTACGTCAGGGAATACCTGGCCAGATCAAGGGTGAAACTAACTAAAGGTAAGACCGAACACAGGGCCCTGTTTGTAAATGCGCAGGGTAAAAGATTAACCCGCCAGGGTTTCTGGAAAATTCTCAAAAAATACGCCCGGGAGGCTAACATTAATAAACATATTACCCCCCATACCCTGAGACATTCCTTTGCTACCCACTTATTGGAAAATGGGGCGGATTTAAGGTCGGTGCAGGAAATGTTAGGTCATGCTGACATTTCTACCACCCAAATTTACACTCACCTGACTAAAATCAGATTACGGGAAGTTTATACCAATGCTCACCCCCGCGCATAA
- a CDS encoding DUF441 domain-containing protein, whose product MPNSANFMLLLLLIIGFAANSSLLATAACILLIIRLCKLNRFFNLLERRGLELGLIFLMLSVLVPLAHDNISYTDLVRKTISPHGLLALLGGALATHMNGEGLKLLKLDPQLIFGMVIGSIIGIVFLGGIPIGPLMAAGLTALFLEVIYWFK is encoded by the coding sequence ATGCCGAATAGTGCTAATTTTATGTTACTGTTGTTGCTAATTATCGGTTTTGCTGCCAATTCCAGCTTACTGGCAACCGCTGCTTGTATTTTACTGATTATCAGACTTTGTAAACTAAACAGGTTCTTTAATTTACTGGAACGGCGGGGGTTGGAACTGGGGTTAATTTTTTTAATGCTGTCAGTCCTGGTCCCTTTAGCCCATGATAATATTTCCTATACCGATTTAGTACGAAAAACCATTTCCCCCCACGGACTGTTAGCTTTGCTGGGAGGGGCACTGGCCACCCATATGAACGGGGAAGGGCTTAAGCTGCTGAAATTAGACCCCCAGTTAATCTTCGGCATGGTGATTGGATCTATTATTGGGATTGTCTTTTTGGGGGGTATCCCCATCGGCCCATTAATGGCGGCAGGATTGACGGCCTTATTTTTAGAAGTTATTTATTGGTTTAAATAG
- a CDS encoding TRAP transporter large permease, whose amino-acid sequence MATVLFVTFFALVLLGVPVAFVLGIASLAAIVFVGDYPLKIVTQRIFAATDSFPLMAIPLFMLAGSLMNNGGITSRIIDFALSLVGNIRGSLAHVVSISGIIMGGISGSGVADTAAIGSIMVPEMTKRGYDRTFSAALVASAGSIGLIIPPSIAMIIFGVTAQTSIGDLFLAGIIPGVLIGLGFLIVSYMVARKNNYPTEGKMTWDERVRRFKNAIWALLMPVIIIVGIRGGVFTPTEGGAVAAVYAFLVGKFVYREIKWSKIPDILAESVINTAVISFIIGTTSLFSWLLASEQIPQAITESLLGLTNDKNTLLLLINIILLIVGMFLDSGPAIILLTPVLAPVATSLGVDMVQFGLIMVVNLTIGLLTPPVGTALYVSSNISGVPLGTLSRGMLKFWAVMIFVLALITYIPALTTWVH is encoded by the coding sequence GTGGCCACGGTATTATTTGTAACATTCTTTGCCTTAGTTTTATTAGGGGTGCCGGTGGCCTTTGTATTAGGTATAGCCTCCCTGGCGGCCATCGTGTTTGTTGGTGACTATCCCCTAAAAATCGTGACCCAGCGGATTTTTGCCGCCACTGATTCTTTTCCGTTGATGGCCATTCCCCTGTTTATGCTGGCCGGATCACTGATGAACAATGGTGGAATTACCAGCCGAATTATTGATTTTGCCCTGTCCCTGGTGGGGAATATCCGTGGCAGCCTGGCTCACGTTGTTTCCATCAGCGGTATTATTATGGGCGGTATTTCCGGTTCCGGCGTAGCTGACACCGCTGCCATTGGTTCCATTATGGTACCGGAAATGACTAAACGTGGCTATGACCGGACCTTCTCTGCGGCATTAGTGGCTTCTGCCGGCAGTATTGGGTTGATTATTCCCCCCAGTATCGCCATGATTATTTTCGGTGTAACGGCCCAGACTTCTATCGGCGACTTGTTTTTGGCCGGTATTATACCCGGGGTGTTAATTGGTTTAGGTTTCCTTATTGTTTCTTACATGGTGGCCAGAAAAAATAATTATCCCACCGAAGGTAAAATGACTTGGGATGAAAGAGTCAGAAGGTTTAAAAATGCCATTTGGGCATTACTGATGCCGGTAATTATCATTGTTGGTATCCGTGGCGGAGTTTTTACCCCCACCGAAGGTGGCGCTGTGGCAGCTGTTTACGCCTTCCTGGTTGGTAAATTTGTTTATCGTGAGATAAAATGGTCGAAAATTCCGGATATTCTGGCTGAATCTGTAATTAACACGGCGGTCATTTCCTTTATTATTGGTACCACTTCGTTATTTAGCTGGTTGTTGGCCAGTGAGCAAATTCCCCAGGCAATTACGGAGTCCTTGCTGGGACTTACTAACGATAAAAATACATTATTATTGCTAATCAATATCATTTTATTAATAGTAGGTATGTTCCTGGACAGCGGGCCGGCCATTATTTTGTTGACTCCGGTTTTAGCTCCGGTAGCCACTTCTTTAGGGGTGGATATGGTGCAATTTGGTTTAATCATGGTGGTAAACCTGACCATTGGCCTGTTAACTCCACCGGTTGGCACCGCCCTTTATGTTTCCAGTAATATTTCCGGGGTACCCTTGGGCACCCTCAGCAGGGGGATGTTAAAGTTCTGGGCGGTCATGATATTTGTGTTGGCTTTGATCACTTACATCCCGGCTTTAACTACCTGGGTGCATTAA
- a CDS encoding TRAP transporter small permease, protein MERIERLVFKILYYFCALLMLVMVTVIFGQVVARYALHNSLSWSEEIGRYTFVWITFFGTALAVRERSHVALDNLVKKLPVPLYKVILLFGYVLMIIFSAVLAYEGWQILQLGAFQVSAATQMPMKYVYIALPVGGVLIILYLLKNFFEDMRNRGC, encoded by the coding sequence GTGGAAAGAATAGAAAGGCTCGTCTTTAAGATATTGTATTACTTTTGTGCCCTCTTAATGCTGGTCATGGTGACCGTCATATTTGGACAGGTGGTGGCCAGGTACGCGCTGCATAACTCTTTGTCCTGGTCTGAGGAAATTGGTAGATATACCTTTGTCTGGATTACTTTTTTTGGCACTGCCCTGGCAGTAAGGGAGAGATCACATGTGGCTCTTGATAACCTGGTGAAAAAGCTGCCTGTCCCTTTATATAAGGTTATACTGTTGTTTGGTTATGTTTTAATGATTATTTTTAGTGCGGTTTTAGCCTATGAAGGATGGCAAATACTGCAACTGGGTGCATTTCAGGTCAGTGCTGCCACCCAGATGCCCATGAAGTATGTATATATTGCACTGCCCGTTGGTGGTGTTTTGATTATATTATATTTATTAAAAAACTTTTTTGAAGATATGCGCAATAGGGGGTGCTAA